A single genomic interval of Coriobacteriia bacterium harbors:
- a CDS encoding aminotransferase class I/II-fold pyridoxal phosphate-dependent enzyme: MDVWRGFGSDNHSGVHPEVIAAIAEANTGHAHAYGDDPWTLRATSALQIEFGERSQVAFVFNGTGANVVGLSAVCRPWESVICAESAHIATDECAAPEHIANVKLVTVMTPDGKLTPELVKPALTGFGFEHHAQPKVISVSNVSELGTVYTPDELRALANLAHEKGMLLHVDGARIANAAVALGASIADLTVKAGVDLVSLGGTKNGMLAGEAVVLLGDACTDTLPYVRKQSAQLASKMRFVSAQFLAMYGTDLWRRCATNANNMARALASGASARGIEIAFPVLANEVFALLKDDAIPDLQERFHFYAWEEGLAEGRSLVRWVTSWDTEMGEVNALLDALGELGSAT, translated from the coding sequence ATGGACGTGTGGAGAGGGTTCGGGAGCGACAACCACTCAGGGGTGCACCCCGAGGTCATCGCAGCGATCGCCGAGGCGAACACGGGCCACGCGCACGCGTACGGAGACGACCCCTGGACGCTTCGCGCCACCTCCGCGCTCCAGATCGAATTCGGAGAGCGTTCGCAGGTCGCGTTCGTATTCAACGGGACCGGAGCGAACGTCGTGGGTCTCTCGGCGGTGTGTCGTCCGTGGGAGAGCGTCATCTGCGCCGAGAGCGCGCACATCGCCACCGATGAGTGCGCGGCACCCGAGCACATCGCCAACGTGAAACTCGTGACGGTGATGACGCCCGACGGCAAGCTCACCCCCGAGCTCGTGAAGCCTGCTCTGACCGGCTTCGGCTTCGAGCATCATGCGCAGCCCAAAGTCATCAGCGTCTCGAACGTGAGCGAGCTTGGCACCGTGTACACACCCGATGAGCTGCGCGCGCTCGCGAACCTCGCGCACGAAAAGGGCATGCTGTTGCACGTCGACGGCGCGCGCATCGCCAATGCGGCGGTCGCGCTGGGCGCGTCGATCGCCGACCTCACGGTCAAGGCGGGCGTCGACCTCGTCTCGCTCGGCGGCACCAAGAACGGGATGCTCGCCGGCGAGGCCGTCGTGCTACTCGGCGATGCATGCACCGACACGCTACCCTACGTGCGCAAGCAGTCGGCGCAGCTCGCCAGCAAGATGCGGTTCGTCTCGGCGCAGTTCCTCGCGATGTACGGCACGGACCTGTGGCGCCGCTGCGCGACCAACGCCAACAACATGGCGCGCGCGCTGGCATCGGGTGCGTCCGCACGCGGGATCGAGATCGCGTTCCCGGTACTGGCGAACGAGGTGTTCGCGCTGCTCAAGGACGATGCGATCCCCGATCTGCAGGAGCGCTTCCACTTCTACGCGTGGGAGGAAGGGCTCGCCGAGGGCCGCTCGCTCGTGCGCTGGGTGACCTCGTGGGACACCGAGATGGGCGAAGTCAACGCACTGTTGGACGCGCTTGGCGAACTCGGCTCGGCTACTTAG
- a CDS encoding PQQ-dependent sugar dehydrogenase, with translation MREFTGFLFLVLAAFAVSVLVTGCSAGSGSVTGGASPAPLTSSGVVVASATSPAPAPAALATSPVSLANLQLALAPRWSGFTSPVDLANAGDGSGRLFVVEQGGLVKVIESGTVLPTPYLDLRAKVSTGGERGLLGIAFSPTFETDGQVYVDYTDTSGNTAIMRYTAPDPASSAPAWGTPKRMLALGQPYANHNGGCLRFGPDGYLYIGMGDGGSGGDPGNRAQNPDVLLGKILRIDVSRAGKTKPYVIPANNPWKKTITASLKPAPEVWALGVRNPWRFSFDPAGGTMWIGDVGQNAYEEVNFVTASKRDSRATKGGLNFGWRRYEGLHRFPSGSFVGASSRSSKYVWPTFNYHHPTGESVTGGYVYRGADFPALRGTYVFGDFVGGWVSGIRLRAPDGSALRTPEQRRLLSSVGQPSSFGVDERGELYLVDYRGSVLQVTGTAK, from the coding sequence ATGCGAGAGTTCACCGGCTTCTTGTTCCTGGTTCTGGCGGCTTTCGCGGTGAGCGTGCTCGTCACCGGTTGCTCGGCGGGGTCCGGTTCCGTCACCGGCGGCGCGTCCCCGGCACCGCTCACGTCGTCAGGCGTGGTGGTCGCGAGCGCGACATCACCGGCCCCCGCCCCGGCCGCGCTGGCGACGTCGCCCGTGTCGCTGGCGAACCTGCAGCTCGCACTCGCGCCGCGCTGGAGCGGGTTCACAAGTCCCGTCGATCTCGCGAACGCAGGCGATGGCTCCGGGCGGCTGTTCGTGGTCGAGCAGGGCGGGCTCGTCAAGGTGATCGAGTCCGGGACGGTGCTGCCGACCCCCTACCTCGACCTACGCGCGAAGGTTTCGACCGGCGGTGAACGCGGTCTGCTCGGCATCGCCTTCTCGCCCACCTTCGAGACCGACGGGCAGGTCTACGTCGACTACACCGACACCAGCGGCAACACCGCGATCATGCGCTACACGGCCCCGGACCCTGCGTCTTCCGCCCCCGCATGGGGTACGCCGAAGCGCATGCTCGCCCTCGGCCAGCCGTACGCGAATCACAACGGCGGCTGCTTGCGATTCGGCCCCGACGGCTACCTCTACATCGGCATGGGCGACGGCGGCAGCGGGGGTGACCCCGGCAACCGGGCGCAGAACCCGGACGTGTTGCTCGGCAAGATTCTTCGCATCGACGTGTCGCGTGCCGGCAAGACCAAGCCCTACGTCATTCCGGCCAACAACCCCTGGAAGAAGACGATTACGGCGTCGCTCAAGCCTGCTCCAGAAGTCTGGGCGCTGGGCGTGCGCAACCCCTGGCGCTTCTCGTTTGACCCCGCAGGCGGGACGATGTGGATTGGCGACGTCGGCCAGAACGCATACGAGGAGGTCAACTTCGTGACCGCTTCGAAGCGTGACTCGCGGGCGACGAAGGGTGGCCTGAACTTCGGGTGGCGGCGCTACGAGGGACTCCACCGGTTCCCGTCAGGCAGCTTCGTCGGTGCAAGCTCACGCAGCTCGAAGTACGTGTGGCCGACGTTCAACTACCACCACCCCACCGGCGAGTCGGTGACCGGCGGATACGTCTACCGCGGCGCTGACTTCCCGGCACTGCGTGGGACGTACGTGTTCGGCGACTTCGTGGGCGGGTGGGTGTCAGGCATCCGGCTACGCGCTCCCGACGGCAGCGCACTGCGCACCCCCGAGCAGCGACGCCTCCTGTCGAGCGTGGGACAGCCATCGAGCTTCGGCGTCGATGAGCGCGGTGAGCTGTACCTCGTCGACTACCGCGGCTCTGTGCTGCAGGTGACCGGCACCGCTAAGTAG
- a CDS encoding TetR/AcrR family transcriptional regulator: MSTRSDATKKRLFDAAMELIGDRGFTDASVDDIVERAGVAKGTVYYHFAGKAELVEALIADRLRPLITSFERAAEQHADDPRAAIQALVRAELEFLSEQNSFSKLLMTEMWREDRVWRETLVVLRRELLTVMRNVIAKGVEAGDFRSDVDPDFGASALFGMTATVALDWLAFEPEKPLDEVLRQITRVAFNAIRPCD, from the coding sequence ATGTCAACGCGTTCAGATGCCACCAAGAAGCGCCTGTTCGACGCCGCGATGGAACTCATCGGGGACCGGGGCTTCACCGATGCGTCCGTGGACGACATCGTCGAGCGTGCGGGTGTGGCGAAAGGCACCGTGTACTACCACTTCGCAGGCAAGGCGGAACTCGTCGAAGCGCTCATAGCCGACCGCCTGCGTCCGCTCATCACGAGTTTCGAGCGGGCTGCCGAGCAGCACGCGGACGACCCGCGCGCCGCGATTCAAGCGCTCGTACGCGCCGAACTCGAGTTCCTCTCCGAGCAGAACTCGTTCTCAAAGCTCCTGATGACTGAGATGTGGCGCGAGGATCGTGTGTGGCGAGAAACCCTGGTTGTTCTGCGGCGCGAGCTGCTGACGGTCATGCGCAACGTCATCGCCAAGGGCGTGGAGGCCGGTGACTTCAGGTCCGACGTCGATCCGGATTTCGGTGCGTCGGCGCTGTTTGGGATGACCGCGACCGTCGCGCTGGACTGGCTTGCGTTCGAGCCGGAAAAGCCGCTGGACGAAGTGCTGCGTCAGATCACTCGGGTGGCGTTCAACGCGATTCGTCCGTGCGACTAG
- a CDS encoding DUF554 domain-containing protein translates to MSGVVVNVIAIVVGTAVGLLFGKGIHDRFRSIAFSAIGLSTAIIGASMSLGGLTRMGQTKMGDYAALVLVGSLVAGSLIGELVRIEYWLERFGEWLREVTQRIPWFDSGESGHTLVEGFVTASLLFCVGAMTVLGSIKDGLGDHSVLYLKSLLDGFASVLLATTLGIGVGLSIIPVIVVQGGIALSAQAIQPFMTEAVLASLTCVGGSLILCIGIDLAGIKRLPVGNMLPAIVIAMAAGWLIG, encoded by the coding sequence GTGAGTGGTGTTGTCGTGAACGTCATCGCCATCGTGGTGGGAACCGCGGTCGGTCTGCTGTTCGGCAAGGGGATCCACGACCGGTTCCGTTCGATCGCGTTCTCGGCGATAGGGCTGTCCACGGCGATCATCGGCGCATCGATGTCACTTGGCGGCCTGACGCGGATGGGGCAGACGAAGATGGGAGACTACGCGGCACTCGTGCTGGTGGGCTCGCTCGTCGCCGGCTCACTTATCGGCGAGCTCGTGCGTATCGAGTACTGGCTCGAGCGGTTTGGCGAGTGGCTGCGCGAGGTTACTCAGCGCATCCCGTGGTTCGACTCTGGCGAGAGCGGTCACACCTTGGTCGAGGGGTTCGTGACGGCGTCGCTTCTGTTCTGTGTGGGCGCCATGACCGTGCTCGGCTCGATCAAGGACGGTCTGGGCGACCACTCCGTGCTCTATCTCAAGTCGCTGCTCGACGGATTCGCGTCGGTGTTGCTCGCCACGACGCTTGGAATCGGCGTTGGGTTGTCGATCATTCCGGTGATCGTCGTCCAGGGCGGGATCGCGCTTTCGGCGCAGGCGATCCAGCCGTTCATGACCGAGGCGGTGCTCGCATCTTTGACCTGTGTGGGCGGCTCGCTGATCCTGTGCATCGGCATCGACCTGGCGGGCATCAAGCGCTTGCCGGTCGGCAACATGCTGCCGGCGATCGTCATCGCGATGGCCGCGGGCTGGCTCATTGGCTGA
- a CDS encoding PspC domain-containing protein → MFLGSFAGWIITPIVAIIRVASKVIWPLIVIAIGVALILRARGGGWSPSGRKLYRSREERMIAGVLGGFATWLGVNPTPLRVVYAILTLLTGFGWGILAYVLAAVLLPDEPFGVNAPAAPAPPAPVWPTPVSPEPPAPPAPPAPPAEAPAPPVPPAEPPAPPAPPAPAAPTTDAAAPAAEPAPAPSIPPEPES, encoded by the coding sequence ATGTTCCTCGGCAGCTTCGCCGGCTGGATCATCACGCCGATCGTCGCCATCATCCGCGTGGCCTCGAAGGTCATCTGGCCGCTCATCGTCATCGCCATCGGCGTCGCGCTCATCCTGCGCGCTCGCGGTGGCGGGTGGTCGCCGAGCGGTCGCAAGCTCTATCGCTCGCGCGAGGAGCGCATGATCGCCGGTGTGCTCGGCGGCTTCGCAACGTGGCTGGGGGTCAATCCCACGCCGCTGCGCGTGGTGTACGCCATCCTGACGTTGCTGACCGGCTTCGGCTGGGGAATCCTCGCCTACGTGCTCGCGGCGGTACTCCTGCCCGACGAGCCGTTCGGTGTCAACGCACCTGCTGCTCCGGCGCCGCCGGCACCCGTGTGGCCGACGCCCGTCAGTCCCGAGCCGCCCGCGCCACCGGCGCCCCCTGCGCCACCGGCCGAAGCGCCCGCGCCTCCGGTGCCACCGGCCGAGCCCCCGGCACCGCCTGCGCCCCCCGCGCCGGCCGCTCCCACAACCGACGCTGCCGCTCCCGCAGCCGAGCCCGCTCCTGCCCCGTCCATCCCGCCGGAGCCCGAGTCCTGA
- a CDS encoding YhbD family protein, giving the protein MEAEMISKKDLLVSTSISYGQLYRWKRKGLIPEDWFVRKSTFTGQETFFPREKVLARIEKIKNMQDEDASLDEIASAVAPDLGETSMTIQEIRERGLVSTEAIDLFTEKAADATHPLVFGEVVSLSALDTLLKTGEASLDEGRVVLDALSENYPAFEDRPADLIFVRRMGLSTALLVSSGAEVLFDRAAKVIARVNLSESAEALRARIK; this is encoded by the coding sequence ATGGAAGCCGAGATGATCTCGAAGAAGGACCTGCTCGTGAGCACGAGCATCAGCTACGGGCAGCTCTATCGGTGGAAGCGAAAGGGTCTCATCCCCGAGGACTGGTTCGTGCGCAAGTCGACCTTTACCGGCCAGGAGACGTTCTTCCCCCGCGAGAAGGTGCTGGCACGCATCGAGAAGATCAAGAACATGCAGGACGAGGATGCGTCGCTCGATGAGATCGCGAGCGCAGTGGCTCCCGACCTCGGCGAGACGAGCATGACCATTCAGGAGATTCGCGAGCGGGGGTTGGTGTCCACCGAGGCGATCGACCTGTTCACCGAGAAGGCGGCCGACGCGACCCACCCGCTCGTCTTTGGCGAGGTCGTGTCGCTGTCTGCGCTCGACACGCTGCTCAAGACCGGCGAGGCGAGTCTGGACGAAGGGCGCGTGGTGCTTGACGCGTTGTCTGAGAACTATCCGGCGTTCGAGGATCGGCCGGCGGACCTCATCTTCGTCAGGCGCATGGGCCTGTCGACCGCGTTGCTCGTCTCGAGCGGCGCCGAGGTGCTCTTCGATCGCGCCGCGAAGGTCATTGCCCGCGTCAACCTGAGCGAGAGCGCCGAAGCGCTCCGCGCCCGTATCAAGTAG
- a CDS encoding cytoplasmic protein yields MSDQIRTDIKTAGGGTFAGGTYGDVTFNGSGTINGDVDTITYRVNGAGTSNGRVKAQSIVVNGTAGFNGEVQANEFVVNGDANVRDGAGVGRLVVKGNLSIGGSVAAHEVELRGFLRMGGDCQAETFTGEGGFTVTGLLNAGNIDVAVQAQSSAREIGGERIVIRQPAGTLGSLTGLLTVFAEKRLTVETIEGDVVWLENTTANVVRGKNVTVGTGCIVDLVEYADSYTPAGTAQVKEARQVSGAGA; encoded by the coding sequence ATGTCCGACCAGATCAGGACCGACATCAAGACCGCCGGTGGCGGGACGTTCGCCGGTGGCACGTACGGTGACGTCACGTTCAACGGGAGCGGTACGATCAACGGTGACGTCGACACGATCACTTACCGCGTCAACGGGGCGGGGACCAGCAACGGACGCGTCAAGGCGCAAAGCATCGTCGTCAACGGTACGGCGGGCTTCAACGGAGAAGTCCAAGCCAACGAGTTCGTCGTCAACGGCGACGCGAACGTGCGGGATGGTGCCGGCGTGGGCAGGCTCGTCGTGAAGGGAAATCTCTCGATCGGCGGCAGTGTAGCGGCCCACGAAGTAGAGCTCCGTGGGTTCCTGCGAATGGGAGGCGACTGTCAGGCCGAGACGTTCACCGGCGAAGGCGGTTTCACCGTCACGGGTCTGCTGAATGCCGGCAATATCGACGTAGCGGTGCAGGCACAGTCGAGCGCCCGTGAGATCGGTGGTGAGCGCATCGTCATCAGGCAGCCTGCGGGGACTTTGGGCAGCCTGACCGGGCTTCTCACCGTGTTCGCCGAGAAGCGTCTGACCGTGGAGACCATCGAGGGCGACGTCGTCTGGCTTGAGAACACCACCGCAAACGTCGTGCGCGGCAAGAACGTGACCGTCGGGACGGGCTGCATAGTCGACCTCGTCGAGTACGCAGACAGTTACACCCCGGCGGGAACTGCGCAGGTCAAGGAGGCCCGGCAGGTCAGTGGTGCGGGGGCCTAG
- a CDS encoding isoprenylcysteine carboxylmethyltransferase family protein: MTQKAWWHGRRGEWFVVVQIVLFAIVAIGPTTAPGLPDWSPLAQVIGSWLGLSLMLAGAGIAVAGLFRLGPNLTALPYPKDGSVLVDLGAYAIVRHPIYSGLITAAFGLGLWRHGWLTLLWALVLFAFFDVKSRLEERWLSEKFGDAYSEYRTRVKKLIPWVY; the protein is encoded by the coding sequence ATGACGCAGAAGGCGTGGTGGCACGGGCGGCGCGGAGAGTGGTTCGTCGTCGTGCAGATCGTGCTGTTCGCCATCGTGGCGATCGGCCCGACCACCGCGCCCGGGCTTCCCGACTGGTCGCCTCTCGCGCAGGTCATCGGCTCGTGGCTCGGCCTCTCGCTCATGCTCGCGGGGGCGGGAATCGCGGTTGCAGGGCTGTTTCGTCTGGGGCCGAACCTCACGGCGCTGCCGTATCCCAAGGACGGCTCGGTGCTGGTCGACTTGGGCGCCTACGCAATCGTCCGACACCCCATCTACAGCGGGCTCATCACCGCAGCGTTCGGACTCGGTCTGTGGCGGCACGGCTGGTTGACGCTCCTGTGGGCGCTGGTGCTGTTCGCGTTCTTTGACGTGAAGTCGCGTCTCGAGGAGCGATGGCTTTCCGAGAAGTTCGGGGACGCGTACAGCGAGTATCGGACACGCGTGAAGAAGCTGATCCCGTGGGTGTACTGA
- the nth gene encoding endonuclease III, which produces MVRAADEPIPQLTAEERETLAPIYRERLEAAYGDPHAALHFADAYQLLIAVILSAQTTDVGVNKATPALFARYPTPADLAGADQLEVEEYVRTLGFYHQKAKNIIRTCQMIVAEFGGEVPQSMTELTTLPGVARKTANIVLGEAFGIVEGIAVDTHVFRLAHRFGLSTERDQDKVERDLMAIFPADHWHRVNYDLINHGRKVCTAQRPACGECFLEDICPSAHVPANWRESL; this is translated from the coding sequence ATGGTCCGTGCAGCCGATGAACCCATCCCCCAGCTCACCGCCGAGGAGCGGGAAACACTCGCGCCCATCTACCGAGAACGGCTTGAGGCCGCCTACGGCGACCCGCACGCGGCGCTGCACTTCGCCGACGCCTACCAACTACTCATCGCCGTGATCCTCTCGGCGCAGACCACCGATGTGGGCGTCAACAAGGCGACGCCCGCTCTGTTCGCACGCTACCCCACCCCTGCCGATCTCGCAGGCGCCGACCAACTCGAGGTCGAGGAGTACGTGCGGACGCTGGGCTTCTACCACCAGAAGGCGAAGAACATCATCCGCACCTGCCAGATGATCGTCGCGGAGTTTGGCGGCGAGGTACCGCAGTCCATGACGGAGCTCACGACGCTACCGGGCGTTGCGCGCAAGACCGCCAACATCGTCTTGGGTGAGGCGTTCGGCATCGTCGAGGGCATCGCGGTCGACACCCACGTCTTCCGACTCGCGCACCGATTCGGGCTATCCACGGAACGCGACCAGGACAAGGTCGAGCGCGACCTGATGGCGATCTTCCCCGCGGATCACTGGCATCGGGTCAACTACGACCTCATCAACCATGGCCGCAAGGTCTGCACCGCGCAGCGTCCGGCGTGCGGAGAGTGCTTCCTCGAGGACATCTGTCCCAGCGCGCATGTACCTGCGAACTGGCGCGAGTCGCTCTAG
- a CDS encoding MFS transporter: MPEHTGNDPAAAPTEGDLESPTSSSVAENPDDFASQDPLTIEVDTEVPPAALVRQGWVANTFHSFTHRDFSLFWAGALVSNIGSWMQNAALVIVVYGLAPEQASLYAGLVGFISGAPVFFLAIPAGDIADRFDRRKLLMVIQVVLLAQAIALGVLYDSGILTPERPILSLALVSALGLIAGVFSAFMMPAFQSMLPDLVPRKSLMNAIALNAVQFQSSRMFGPMIVSAMVLAGAGMGLVFYANAASFIFVILALAAIRSRAEFSPQTDPKRRTDETVMQRVGAGIVYARQNRAVGMLIISTSMLTIFGFPYMTLLAAIVAENLGGSVEQVSRAVAAIMAFNGLGALLGALGVASLPDTTPRNRVIPYTLFAFALFVSLFSQMHVEWTMAVFSVLAGAALMATNSLAMTSIQSSVPGYLRGRVMALFVMSFVGIMPFSALVFGPVGQAIGPDRAVLLAGVVLLAWAVVLALRPNWLEPGPTENPSAA; the protein is encoded by the coding sequence GTGCCCGAGCACACTGGCAACGACCCCGCAGCAGCGCCGACCGAGGGCGATCTCGAGTCCCCGACATCCTCTTCTGTCGCCGAGAACCCTGACGACTTCGCGTCGCAAGACCCGCTGACGATCGAGGTCGACACCGAGGTGCCACCGGCGGCACTTGTGCGCCAGGGCTGGGTCGCCAACACCTTCCATTCCTTCACTCACCGCGACTTCAGCCTGTTTTGGGCAGGCGCGCTCGTGAGCAATATCGGCTCGTGGATGCAAAACGCCGCTCTCGTGATCGTCGTCTACGGACTCGCCCCCGAGCAGGCCTCGCTCTACGCGGGGCTCGTCGGGTTCATCTCAGGCGCACCGGTCTTCTTCCTCGCGATACCGGCGGGCGACATCGCCGACAGGTTCGACAGGCGCAAGCTGCTCATGGTCATACAGGTCGTACTGCTCGCGCAGGCCATCGCGCTGGGCGTCCTGTATGACTCGGGCATCCTCACGCCCGAGCGGCCCATACTCTCGCTCGCGCTCGTCTCGGCACTCGGACTGATCGCCGGGGTCTTCTCGGCGTTCATGATGCCGGCGTTCCAGTCGATGCTGCCCGACCTCGTGCCGCGCAAGTCGCTCATGAACGCCATCGCGCTCAATGCAGTGCAGTTCCAGTCCTCGAGAATGTTCGGCCCGATGATCGTCTCGGCGATGGTGCTCGCAGGCGCCGGGATGGGACTGGTCTTCTACGCGAACGCCGCGAGCTTCATCTTCGTGATCCTGGCCCTGGCCGCGATACGGTCACGCGCCGAGTTCAGCCCGCAGACCGACCCCAAGCGACGCACGGACGAGACCGTCATGCAGCGCGTCGGCGCCGGTATCGTCTACGCGCGCCAGAACCGCGCCGTCGGAATGCTCATCATCTCGACCTCCATGCTCACGATCTTCGGCTTCCCTTACATGACACTGCTCGCGGCTATCGTCGCCGAGAACCTCGGCGGCAGCGTCGAGCAGGTCAGCCGCGCCGTCGCCGCGATCATGGCGTTCAACGGCCTCGGGGCTTTGCTCGGCGCGCTGGGCGTCGCAAGCCTGCCCGACACCACGCCGAGAAACCGCGTCATCCCCTACACGCTCTTCGCGTTCGCGCTGTTCGTGTCGCTGTTCTCGCAGATGCACGTCGAGTGGACGATGGCGGTCTTCTCGGTGCTCGCCGGTGCCGCGCTCATGGCCACCAACTCGCTGGCGATGACGTCGATCCAGTCCTCGGTGCCGGGTTACCTGCGCGGGCGCGTGATGGCGCTGTTCGTGATGTCGTTCGTGGGCATCATGCCGTTCTCGGCGCTCGTGTTCGGTCCGGTGGGGCAGGCGATCGGCCCGGATCGCGCGGTGTTGCTCGCCGGCGTCGTCCTGCTCGCGTGGGCCGTGGTGCTCGCGCTACGTCCGAACTGGCTCGAACCCGGTCCGACAGAGAACCCTTCAGCCGCGTAG